The following proteins come from a genomic window of Pyxidicoccus sp. MSG2:
- a CDS encoding S8 family serine peptidase: MKRWGLVGLVAMVACAPENTSYKDAQGGVCPNISAGALEVAPPGQTGAPATPGDDGRKSYIVRFRDGGVSAAAQVHQLGLGGRVTSTYRSVPAVAARLSEQERDALARDAQVESIEPDQVWHSLGPATMPARTLASSVVKGSISSEYTAGLLRVQANQVWDLDGDEQPDPGRPTGRGVRVCIIDSGLDLEHPELRGAVVAGHDFLDGDDEPWDGSLKAWGTGHGTHVAGIIAARAGGGAEAGIELPRGRGLIGVAPEVELVIARVLDVYGSTQMSYVLAALEYCSSQGAKVASLSLGGGFASRTTLQAFKAAYTGGMLVVAASGNDGSQVVSYPASDPSVLAVGAVDAQDRRARFSAGGGDLDLVAPGVDVLSTFPRGWGTLSKMEADGTDMLSRALLYAPPGEYNQKLVDCGAAETMDSCAGSVCSGFIAYVRPGRVSAAQAMVNVMRQGARAVIFSTDDVEDGAQILSLPQGGTWVPAVTINSGGSTMLDQRFDYPVRIDVNRADYTYMSGTSMAAPHVSGIAALLFSAHPTATPEQVKNALLDTAEDLGTKDRDTDYGEGLVQAKAALDSMSQLP, translated from the coding sequence ATGAAGCGCTGGGGACTCGTCGGGCTTGTGGCGATGGTGGCATGCGCGCCGGAGAACACTTCGTACAAGGACGCCCAGGGCGGGGTGTGCCCGAATATCTCGGCGGGCGCGCTGGAAGTGGCACCGCCGGGTCAGACTGGCGCCCCGGCCACGCCCGGGGATGACGGCCGCAAGTCGTACATCGTCCGCTTCCGGGACGGCGGCGTATCGGCCGCCGCCCAGGTGCACCAGTTGGGCTTGGGCGGCCGGGTGACGTCCACGTACCGCAGCGTGCCCGCCGTGGCCGCACGCCTGTCGGAGCAGGAGCGCGACGCGCTGGCGAGGGACGCGCAAGTGGAGAGCATCGAGCCGGACCAGGTCTGGCACTCGCTGGGGCCGGCCACCATGCCGGCGCGGACCCTCGCCTCCTCGGTGGTGAAGGGCAGCATCTCCAGCGAGTACACCGCGGGGCTGCTCCGGGTGCAGGCGAACCAGGTATGGGACCTGGACGGAGACGAACAGCCGGACCCGGGGCGCCCCACGGGCCGGGGCGTGCGGGTGTGCATCATCGACAGCGGGCTGGACCTGGAGCACCCGGAGCTGCGGGGCGCGGTGGTGGCGGGACACGACTTCCTGGACGGTGACGACGAGCCCTGGGACGGGAGTCTCAAGGCGTGGGGCACCGGCCATGGCACGCACGTGGCGGGCATCATCGCCGCGCGGGCGGGCGGAGGCGCCGAGGCCGGCATCGAGCTGCCGCGGGGCCGCGGCCTCATCGGCGTGGCGCCGGAGGTGGAGCTGGTCATCGCCCGGGTGCTGGACGTCTACGGCAGCACGCAGATGAGCTATGTGCTGGCGGCGCTGGAGTACTGCTCGAGCCAGGGGGCGAAGGTGGCCTCGCTGTCACTGGGCGGCGGCTTCGCCTCGCGCACCACGCTGCAGGCCTTCAAGGCGGCGTACACCGGCGGGATGCTGGTGGTGGCCGCGTCCGGCAACGACGGCAGCCAGGTGGTGTCCTACCCCGCGTCGGACCCGTCCGTGCTGGCGGTGGGCGCGGTGGACGCGCAGGACCGGCGGGCGCGGTTCTCCGCCGGCGGCGGCGACCTGGACCTGGTGGCACCGGGCGTGGACGTGCTGTCCACCTTCCCCCGCGGCTGGGGCACCCTATCCAAAATGGAGGCGGACGGCACGGACATGCTGTCTCGCGCGCTGCTGTACGCGCCCCCGGGCGAGTACAACCAGAAGCTGGTGGACTGCGGCGCGGCGGAGACGATGGACTCGTGCGCGGGCAGCGTGTGCAGCGGCTTCATCGCCTACGTGCGCCCCGGCCGCGTCTCCGCGGCGCAGGCCATGGTCAACGTGATGAGGCAGGGCGCGAGGGCCGTCATCTTCTCCACCGATGACGTGGAGGATGGCGCGCAGATTCTCTCGCTGCCCCAGGGCGGCACGTGGGTGCCGGCGGTCACCATCAACAGCGGGGGCAGCACCATGCTGGACCAGCGGTTCGACTACCCCGTGCGCATCGACGTGAACCGGGCGGACTACACGTACATGTCCGGGACGTCCATGGCCGCGCCGCACGTGAGCGGCATCGCCGCGCT
- a CDS encoding hemerythrin domain-containing protein translates to MDAIALLKADHKTVEQLFRKYEKAGPNAHKLKRKLVDQLVHELSVHAAIEEQVFYPAVRARAEELGSDVLNALEQHHVVKLVLAELDAMPPEAERFDAKVHVLMESVRAHVVEEESELFPAVKKAFRPQELRTMGDVLEMAKRAAPTRPHPLAPDTPPANLVAGAVSAVMDIGRDALRAARRKATTKVRSVAGLGPSPKQEPRPAYEAGGDAASP, encoded by the coding sequence ATGGATGCCATCGCGTTGCTGAAGGCGGACCACAAGACGGTGGAGCAGCTCTTCCGGAAGTACGAGAAGGCGGGCCCCAATGCCCACAAGCTGAAGCGGAAGCTGGTGGACCAGCTGGTGCACGAGCTGTCCGTGCATGCCGCCATCGAGGAGCAGGTCTTCTACCCGGCGGTGCGCGCGCGCGCGGAGGAGCTGGGGAGCGACGTGCTGAACGCGCTGGAGCAGCACCACGTGGTGAAGCTGGTGCTCGCGGAGCTGGACGCGATGCCGCCCGAGGCGGAGCGCTTCGACGCGAAGGTGCACGTGCTGATGGAGAGCGTGCGCGCGCACGTGGTGGAGGAGGAGAGCGAGCTCTTCCCGGCCGTGAAGAAGGCCTTCCGACCGCAGGAGCTGCGGACGATGGGGGACGTGCTGGAGATGGCGAAGAGGGCGGCGCCCACGCGGCCGCACCCGCTGGCGCCGGACACGCCGCCGGCCAACCTGGTGGCGGGCGCGGTGTCGGCGGTGATGGACATCGGCCGGGACGCGCTGCGGGCCGCGCGCCGCAAGGCGACCACGAAGGTGCGCTCGGTGGCCGGGCTCGGTCCGAGCCCGAAGCAGGAGCCTCGCCCGGCGTACGAGGCGGGCGGCGACGCGGCGAGCCCGTGA
- a CDS encoding serine/threonine protein kinase translates to MSTAPTESPRFLGRYELVHPLGQGGMGEVFLAKISGAAGFEKPCIVKTILPALLKDRQFLDRFHHEAKVLVHLVHSSIAQVYDMGEADGTYFMALEYVAGVDLAYLLEQARAQNVQVPVPVALFLGQRMAEGLGYAHRKAGPDGTPLGIVHRDVSPHNVMVSYEGEVKVIDFGLAKSAARSKYTLPATVMGKLGYMSPEQVRAEALDHRSDIYSAGVVVWEMLAGRSLIPHGTVGEMMAAMSQPVVPSLTEARPDVDAALDAVVRRALEAKPDARYGRSDEWARALNGELVRTGAAVGAEEVGQFVRALCPEAFASQRKLISKVSSSSGHHRTPAPSTGTGVFGTGPQPPAAEEDVSGYGSTMVRSGSDSQLARQSGGMARPDAVYADGDDADLGATTVRQPSGAAPAPARAPSGSQGVRKPSRPVPAVEVDAAAAEEALEERAARRRPTGLYAAIAVLLVIATAASTALFIGRTGAPVAQAPATPVKDTPAPTANSASAKGPEATTGTSGTVAAGTSGTAPNTGTAAAGTPTAGTADAGAVVAATGQGAPAAAAVPSSASVAAGSVTPGKTEPVEPVAHPAPTTTAKTPVKKKPATPAPAAPTVRYVSPSLVLKVVEEGENHYVERGLAAGLVPGAQVMVVGPAKNGQRPVVGSATVQKPARGLKGLKKLRKTYLVLEPADLASAGDIYVAVPEGSAPAPDKAEGDTDTEEPDTAEEPVKPVREALYADMSLPSVFEQVAKVAIKVRNQGTTPWTGCSVVMPVRRVASVGKIAANEERAVPERLFRPNQEAKFDLGSSKLGIFCNEGEYTVEKKLVR, encoded by the coding sequence ATGAGCACCGCACCTACAGAGTCCCCACGCTTCCTCGGGCGTTACGAGCTCGTCCACCCCCTGGGCCAGGGCGGCATGGGCGAAGTCTTCCTGGCGAAGATCAGCGGCGCGGCCGGCTTCGAGAAGCCGTGCATCGTCAAGACGATTCTCCCGGCGCTGCTGAAGGACCGGCAGTTCCTGGACCGCTTCCACCACGAGGCCAAGGTGCTGGTGCACCTCGTCCACTCGTCGATTGCCCAGGTGTACGACATGGGCGAGGCGGACGGCACCTACTTCATGGCGCTGGAGTACGTGGCCGGCGTGGACCTGGCGTACCTGCTGGAGCAAGCGCGGGCGCAGAACGTCCAGGTGCCGGTGCCGGTGGCGCTCTTCCTCGGCCAGCGCATGGCGGAGGGCCTGGGCTACGCGCACCGCAAGGCGGGGCCGGACGGCACGCCGCTGGGCATCGTCCACCGCGACGTGTCCCCGCACAACGTCATGGTGTCGTACGAGGGCGAGGTGAAGGTCATCGACTTCGGCCTCGCCAAGTCCGCGGCGCGCAGCAAGTACACGCTGCCGGCCACGGTGATGGGGAAGCTGGGGTACATGTCCCCGGAGCAGGTGCGCGCCGAGGCCCTGGACCACCGCAGCGACATCTACTCGGCCGGCGTGGTGGTGTGGGAGATGCTCGCGGGCCGCTCGCTGATTCCCCACGGGACGGTGGGGGAGATGATGGCGGCCATGTCGCAGCCGGTGGTGCCCTCGCTGACCGAGGCCCGGCCGGACGTGGACGCCGCGCTGGACGCCGTCGTGCGGCGCGCGCTGGAGGCGAAACCGGACGCGCGCTACGGGCGCTCGGATGAGTGGGCCCGCGCGCTCAACGGGGAATTGGTCCGCACGGGCGCGGCGGTGGGCGCCGAGGAAGTGGGCCAGTTCGTCCGCGCGCTGTGCCCGGAGGCCTTCGCCTCGCAGCGCAAGCTCATCTCCAAGGTCAGCTCGTCTTCAGGCCACCACCGCACCCCCGCGCCGAGCACGGGCACGGGCGTGTTCGGCACCGGCCCGCAGCCGCCGGCGGCGGAGGAGGATGTCTCCGGCTACGGGTCCACGATGGTGCGCAGCGGCAGCGACAGCCAGCTCGCGCGCCAGTCGGGAGGCATGGCCCGGCCCGACGCCGTGTATGCGGACGGTGACGACGCGGACCTGGGCGCCACCACGGTGCGCCAGCCCTCTGGCGCCGCGCCGGCTCCCGCGCGTGCGCCGAGTGGAAGCCAGGGCGTGCGCAAGCCGTCGCGCCCGGTGCCCGCGGTGGAGGTGGACGCGGCCGCCGCCGAGGAGGCGCTGGAGGAGCGTGCGGCCCGCAGGCGCCCGACGGGGCTCTACGCCGCCATCGCCGTGCTGCTGGTGATTGCCACCGCCGCCAGCACCGCGCTGTTCATCGGCCGGACGGGGGCTCCGGTGGCGCAGGCCCCGGCCACTCCGGTGAAGGACACGCCAGCCCCCACGGCGAACAGCGCGAGCGCGAAGGGACCCGAGGCGACGACTGGCACCTCGGGCACGGTGGCCGCGGGGACTTCGGGCACGGCCCCCAATACGGGGACCGCCGCTGCCGGGACTCCGACCGCTGGGACCGCGGACGCCGGGGCCGTGGTGGCCGCCACGGGACAGGGCGCTCCGGCGGCAGCGGCCGTGCCGTCCTCGGCGAGCGTCGCCGCTGGCAGCGTGACGCCGGGCAAGACGGAGCCGGTGGAGCCCGTGGCGCACCCGGCGCCCACGACGACGGCGAAGACCCCGGTGAAGAAGAAGCCAGCCACGCCGGCACCCGCCGCGCCGACGGTCCGGTACGTCTCTCCCTCCCTGGTGCTCAAGGTGGTCGAGGAGGGGGAGAACCACTACGTCGAGCGAGGCTTGGCCGCGGGGCTCGTCCCGGGTGCGCAGGTGATGGTGGTGGGGCCGGCGAAGAACGGCCAGCGGCCCGTGGTGGGGTCCGCCACCGTGCAGAAGCCCGCCAGGGGGCTCAAGGGGTTGAAGAAGCTTCGCAAGACATACCTCGTGCTGGAGCCAGCGGACCTCGCCTCCGCTGGAGACATCTACGTGGCCGTGCCCGAGGGCTCGGCCCCCGCTCCCGACAAGGCCGAGGGGGACACCGACACCGAGGAGCCGGACACCGCCGAGGAGCCCGTGAAGCCCGTGAGGGAGGCCCTCTATGCGGACATGTCGCTGCCGAGCGTGTTCGAGCAGGTTGCCAAAGTGGCCATCAAGGTCCGTAACCAGGGCACCACTCCATGGACCGGGTGCTCGGTGGTGATGCCCGTGCGCAGAGTGGCCTCGGTGGGCAAGATCGCGGCAAACGAGGAGCGGGCGGTTCCCGAGAGGCTATTCAGGCCCAACCAGGAAGCGAAATTCGACCTGGGCTCCAGCAAGCTGGGCATCTTCTGCAACGAAGGTGAATACACCGTGGAGAAGAAGCTGGTGAGGTAG
- a CDS encoding PDR/VanB family oxidoreductase translates to MANDTLRVRVASITREAEDILSYELVSEDGGALPGFEAGAHLQVSVPGPGDFVRSYSLCNDPDETHRYVIAVHLDGRGRGGSRAMHERVHVGDVLEVGAPNNNFPLLFARSYVLVAGGIGITPMLAMVRMLERTGANYTLHYCCRTPERTAFRELLSTAPFADRVRFYFDGGDPSKGLDVKALLATRGPGARLYCCGPTGLMKAVRDAATHHRWPWEKVHFESFTAEGTGAATGQVDSDFEVSIRSTGQVLHVPAGQSVLNVLRRNGVRVESDCEAGSCGTCLTRVCDGQPEHRDTFFQQEPAGDKRMLVCVSRARSKRLVLDL, encoded by the coding sequence GTGGCGAATGACACCCTGCGGGTGCGGGTCGCGAGCATCACTCGCGAGGCAGAGGACATCCTGTCGTACGAGCTGGTCTCCGAGGACGGAGGCGCGCTGCCCGGATTCGAGGCCGGTGCCCACCTTCAGGTCAGCGTGCCAGGGCCGGGCGACTTCGTGCGCTCGTACTCGCTCTGCAATGACCCGGACGAGACGCACCGCTACGTCATCGCCGTGCACCTGGATGGCAGGGGGCGCGGTGGCTCGCGCGCCATGCACGAGCGCGTCCACGTGGGCGACGTGCTCGAAGTGGGCGCGCCCAACAACAACTTCCCCCTGCTCTTCGCACGCAGCTACGTGCTGGTGGCGGGCGGCATCGGCATCACCCCGATGCTGGCCATGGTGCGGATGCTCGAGCGCACCGGGGCGAACTACACGCTGCACTACTGCTGTCGCACGCCCGAGCGCACCGCCTTCCGCGAGCTGCTCTCCACCGCGCCCTTCGCGGACCGCGTGCGCTTCTACTTCGACGGTGGAGACCCTTCGAAGGGCCTGGACGTGAAGGCGCTGCTGGCCACTCGCGGGCCGGGGGCGCGCCTGTACTGCTGCGGCCCCACGGGCCTGATGAAGGCCGTGCGCGACGCCGCCACGCACCACCGCTGGCCCTGGGAGAAGGTGCACTTCGAGTCCTTCACCGCCGAGGGCACCGGCGCCGCCACCGGCCAGGTGGACTCCGACTTCGAGGTGTCCATCCGCAGCACCGGCCAGGTGCTCCACGTGCCCGCCGGGCAGTCCGTGCTCAACGTGCTGCGCCGCAACGGGGTGCGCGTGGAGAGTGACTGCGAGGCCGGCTCGTGCGGCACGTGCCTCACCCGCGTCTGCGACGGCCAGCCCGAGCACCGCGACACGTTCTTCCAGCAGGAGCCCGCGGGCGACAAGCGCATGCTCGTCTGCGTGTCTCGCGCCCGCTCCAAGCGGCTGGTGCTGGACCTGTAG
- a CDS encoding two-component regulator propeller domain-containing protein, whose translation MCIPGYRPHAGWRGLIGLFFLAGLLLARPGMALDPERRVSQFSQDSWRSDDGLPQNSLLSLAQTRDGYLWLGTWEGLVRFDGARFVVFDKRNTEELRNHTIKALAEDASGTLWVGTEQGLVAYRDGRFERAPGAAAPLDGVKVEELLVGEGVLWVGTSVGLWQVPLGDGAARQYTVEQGLPNSNVTALTQGEGGSVWVGTAEGLARVVGGEVEHGTFAIPGPKPRQEIQALSRDSSGVLWVGTISGLVSWNGTVARRFTTDDGLPATSVTALFTDTRGTLWVGTRRGGLVRHSADGFSEPVPGTGLVEAEVLSLLEDRDGHLWVGTYSGLFRLRDGSFSTYGLPEGLDPEGTVSAVLEDRRGTMWIGTVGAGLYRLENGVLRHVGAEEGLAEKVIPALHEAADGTLWVGTVGGLYRYDGKRFTKLPREQGGPQEVVTAILVDSRGDTWVGTQSGLVRIHEGNATPYTAKQGVTHPVIVITEDVQGQVWFGSEGGLMRWEGDKKGFRQYTQKDGLPGDLVLALLADEDGTLWVGTETGLGRWRDEKWARFTVQQGLYDDAVFSLVPDGDGHLWMSSNKGVSRVSRRELEEVAAKKRQRVVSLDFDQRDGMRSAECNGNTQPSGWRTKDGRLWFANLSGAIVVDPVRVRASRQPPEVRIEEVRVQGQPVPVEGRVELPSGGSRLEIRFTAFSPVDAARLRFRYRLKGHDDGWVNAEVRMATYTGLRPGSYHFEVQAEGRDGAWSEPVVLDVVLEPRLWQRTGFWLLCVLGTGLLGVSVYLLRVGQLKARERWLAERVQDRTRALARANEELEAHMRTLRQTQAQLVQAGRMAAVGQLAAGVGHEINNPLAYIVSNLEHASEEAEALARELGETRGAGPRLREVSQALREALHGADRVRRIVRDLKTFSRPDDEKQGPVDLHAVLDSAVKIAMAELRPRAKLVREYGDVPKVEGNEARLAQVFLNLLINAAQALPEGRAEENEVRLVTRLAPNGMVIAEVRDTGIGIAAEALGRIFDPFYTTKPPGVGTGLGLSLCHAYVSAMGGTISVESEPGRGAVFRVTLRRAPAESTAVPAAQVPRGTRESGVLPAVQVQGPALEPKPVQVQGPALEPKPVQVQGPTRESQTVPAMQGWSTARESQSVSTTVPGRGTARDSMSPPAVPVATTPPSPPPSSVDAGATAPRTSGSAAEVAPSARALHEVARAQAPGVQGPPRESRTDTPPPESTAGQALGDSPEPARGRVLVVDDDALVSGAIRRTLSRENDVEVLVSARQALAQLTGPELRYDIVLCDLMMPEMTGMDLFEALQRSAPRVAERVVFITGGAFTPAARTFLERVENPRVEKPFDPEALRTLIRSEVARVRRAASERAA comes from the coding sequence ATGTGCATTCCGGGGTACAGACCCCACGCCGGGTGGCGTGGGCTCATCGGGCTCTTCTTCCTCGCGGGGCTCCTCCTCGCGAGGCCGGGCATGGCCCTGGACCCGGAGCGCCGCGTCTCGCAGTTCAGCCAGGACTCGTGGCGCAGCGACGACGGGCTGCCGCAGAACAGCCTGCTGTCGCTGGCGCAGACGCGCGACGGCTACCTGTGGCTGGGCACGTGGGAAGGGCTGGTGCGCTTCGACGGGGCGCGCTTCGTCGTCTTCGACAAGCGCAACACGGAGGAGCTGCGCAATCACACCATCAAGGCGCTCGCGGAGGACGCGTCGGGCACGCTCTGGGTGGGCACCGAGCAGGGCCTGGTGGCGTACCGCGACGGCCGCTTCGAGCGCGCTCCGGGCGCGGCCGCGCCGCTGGACGGCGTGAAGGTGGAGGAGCTGCTGGTGGGCGAGGGCGTGCTGTGGGTGGGCACGTCCGTGGGCCTGTGGCAGGTGCCGCTGGGAGACGGGGCGGCGCGCCAGTACACCGTGGAGCAGGGCCTGCCGAACTCGAACGTCACCGCGCTGACGCAGGGCGAGGGCGGCTCGGTGTGGGTGGGCACGGCGGAGGGGCTGGCGCGGGTGGTGGGCGGCGAGGTGGAGCACGGCACCTTCGCCATTCCGGGGCCGAAGCCGCGTCAGGAAATCCAGGCGCTGAGCCGGGACTCGTCGGGCGTGCTGTGGGTGGGCACGATTTCGGGGCTCGTCTCGTGGAACGGGACGGTGGCCCGGCGCTTCACGACGGACGACGGACTGCCGGCGACCTCCGTCACCGCGCTGTTCACGGACACGCGCGGCACGCTCTGGGTGGGCACGCGCCGCGGTGGCCTGGTACGTCACTCCGCGGACGGCTTCAGCGAGCCGGTGCCCGGCACCGGGCTGGTGGAGGCCGAGGTGCTGTCCCTGCTGGAGGACCGGGACGGGCACCTGTGGGTGGGCACGTATTCGGGGCTGTTCCGCCTGCGTGACGGCTCGTTCTCCACCTACGGGCTGCCGGAGGGGTTGGACCCGGAGGGGACGGTCAGCGCCGTGCTGGAGGACCGGCGCGGGACGATGTGGATTGGCACCGTGGGCGCCGGGCTGTACCGCCTGGAGAACGGCGTCCTCCGCCACGTGGGCGCGGAGGAGGGGCTGGCGGAGAAGGTCATCCCCGCGTTGCACGAGGCCGCGGACGGCACGCTGTGGGTGGGCACCGTCGGGGGCCTGTACCGGTATGACGGCAAGCGCTTCACGAAGCTGCCGCGCGAGCAGGGCGGGCCCCAGGAAGTGGTGACGGCCATCCTGGTGGACTCGCGGGGCGACACCTGGGTGGGGACGCAGTCGGGGCTGGTGCGCATCCACGAGGGCAACGCCACGCCGTACACCGCGAAGCAGGGCGTCACCCACCCGGTCATCGTCATCACCGAGGACGTGCAGGGGCAGGTGTGGTTCGGCTCGGAGGGGGGGCTCATGCGCTGGGAGGGAGACAAGAAGGGCTTCCGCCAGTACACGCAGAAGGACGGGCTGCCGGGAGACCTGGTGCTGGCGCTGCTGGCGGACGAGGACGGCACGCTGTGGGTGGGCACGGAGACGGGGCTGGGGCGGTGGCGCGACGAGAAGTGGGCGCGCTTCACCGTGCAGCAGGGGCTGTACGACGACGCGGTGTTCAGCCTGGTTCCGGACGGGGACGGGCACCTGTGGATGAGCAGCAACAAGGGCGTGTCCCGCGTGTCGCGGCGTGAGCTGGAGGAGGTGGCGGCCAAGAAGCGCCAGCGCGTGGTGTCGCTGGACTTCGACCAGCGTGACGGCATGCGCAGCGCCGAGTGCAACGGCAACACGCAGCCGTCCGGCTGGCGGACGAAGGACGGGCGGCTGTGGTTCGCCAACCTGAGTGGCGCGATTGTCGTGGACCCGGTGCGCGTGCGCGCGAGCCGTCAGCCGCCCGAGGTGCGGATTGAAGAGGTGCGGGTGCAGGGCCAGCCGGTGCCGGTGGAGGGGCGGGTGGAGCTGCCGTCGGGAGGCTCGCGGCTGGAGATTCGCTTCACCGCCTTCTCGCCGGTGGACGCGGCGCGGCTGCGCTTCCGCTACCGGCTGAAGGGGCATGACGACGGCTGGGTGAACGCGGAAGTCCGCATGGCCACGTACACGGGGCTGCGTCCGGGGAGCTACCACTTCGAGGTTCAGGCGGAGGGCCGTGACGGCGCCTGGTCCGAGCCGGTGGTGCTGGACGTGGTCCTGGAGCCGAGGCTCTGGCAGCGCACGGGGTTCTGGCTGCTGTGCGTGTTGGGGACGGGGCTGCTGGGCGTGAGCGTGTACCTCTTGCGCGTGGGGCAGTTGAAGGCGCGCGAGCGGTGGCTGGCGGAGCGGGTGCAGGACCGCACGCGGGCGCTGGCGCGGGCGAACGAGGAGCTGGAGGCGCACATGCGCACGCTGCGGCAGACGCAGGCGCAGCTCGTCCAGGCGGGGAGGATGGCGGCGGTGGGGCAGCTCGCGGCGGGAGTGGGGCACGAAATCAACAACCCGCTGGCGTACATCGTGTCGAACCTGGAGCACGCGAGCGAGGAGGCGGAGGCGCTCGCGCGAGAGCTGGGGGAGACGCGGGGCGCGGGGCCGAGGTTGCGCGAGGTGAGCCAGGCGCTGCGCGAGGCGCTGCACGGCGCGGACCGGGTGCGGCGAATCGTCCGGGACTTGAAGACCTTCTCCCGGCCGGACGACGAGAAGCAGGGGCCGGTGGACCTGCACGCGGTGCTGGACTCGGCGGTGAAGATTGCGATGGCCGAGCTGCGCCCGCGCGCGAAGCTGGTGCGGGAGTACGGCGACGTTCCGAAGGTGGAGGGCAACGAGGCGCGGCTGGCGCAGGTGTTCCTGAACCTGCTCATCAATGCGGCGCAGGCGCTGCCGGAGGGGCGGGCGGAGGAGAACGAGGTCCGGCTCGTCACGCGGCTGGCGCCGAATGGGATGGTGATTGCGGAGGTGCGCGACACGGGCATCGGCATCGCCGCGGAGGCGCTCGGGCGCATCTTCGACCCGTTCTACACGACGAAGCCGCCGGGGGTGGGCACGGGGCTGGGGTTGTCGCTGTGCCACGCGTACGTGTCTGCGATGGGCGGCACCATCTCCGTGGAGAGCGAGCCGGGCCGGGGCGCGGTGTTCCGCGTGACGCTCAGGCGAGCGCCCGCCGAGTCCACGGCGGTGCCGGCGGCGCAGGTGCCGCGCGGGACCCGCGAATCAGGGGTGCTGCCAGCGGTGCAGGTGCAGGGCCCCGCGCTGGAGCCGAAGCCGGTGCAGGTGCAGGGCCCCGCGCTGGAGCCCAAGCCGGTGCAGGTACAGGGCCCCACGCGCGAGTCGCAGACAGTGCCCGCCATGCAGGGCTGGAGCACCGCGCGCGAGTCGCAGTCCGTATCCACCACCGTGCCGGGGCGAGGCACCGCACGTGATTCGATGTCGCCGCCCGCCGTGCCGGTGGCCACCACTCCCCCCAGCCCTCCCCCCTCGAGCGTGGATGCCGGAGCCACCGCGCCGCGGACTTCGGGCTCGGCGGCCGAGGTCGCCCCCTCCGCGAGAGCCCTCCACGAAGTGGCGCGAGCGCAAGCTCCGGGCGTGCAGGGGCCTCCCCGCGAGTCCCGCACGGACACGCCGCCGCCAGAGTCCACTGCGGGACAGGCCCTCGGCGACAGCCCCGAGCCGGCGCGTGGCCGCGTGCTGGTGGTGGACGACGATGCGCTGGTGAGCGGAGCCATCCGCCGCACGCTGTCGCGAGAGAACGACGTCGAGGTGCTGGTGAGCGCGAGGCAGGCCCTGGCGCAACTGACGGGGCCGGAGCTGCGCTACGACATCGTGCTCTGTGACTTGATGATGCCGGAGATGACGGGCATGGACCTGTTCGAGGCCCTGCAGCGGTCGGCACCGCGAGTCGCCGAGCGGGTGGTCTTCATCACCGGCGGGGCCTTCACGCCGGCCGCGCGCACGTTCCTGGAGCGGGTGGAGAACCCTCGCGTGGAGAAGCCCTTCGACCCCGAGGCCCTGCGCACGCTCATCCGCTCCGAGGTCGCGCGCGTCCGTCGCGCGGCCTCCGAGCGGGCCGCGTAG
- a CDS encoding SIMPL domain-containing protein, producing the protein MPAARPVRSLFLTALLLTSLVASAQPEPVSQPRPPVDTAVRTIRVEGTGEVKAQPDEAFIDLAVETVAPNAKAAGEQNAKRMEKVIAALTSAGIARREIQTRNYSVYPEYAPPAPNEQEPKLKGYRVSNVVSVHVTELSRVGSLLDQALAAGANRVDQVRFGLSREDAVQGEALRQAVARARRSAEVLAAALNVKLGAVLDASTVTEPPRLYPARLAMAEMADARATTTPIQPEEQTVQAKVTLIYVIESAK; encoded by the coding sequence ATGCCTGCTGCCCGACCTGTCCGTTCCCTGTTCCTCACCGCGTTGCTGCTCACCAGCCTGGTGGCCTCCGCGCAGCCCGAGCCCGTGTCCCAGCCGCGCCCGCCGGTGGACACCGCCGTGCGGACGATTCGAGTGGAGGGCACGGGCGAGGTGAAGGCGCAGCCGGACGAGGCCTTCATCGACCTGGCGGTGGAGACGGTGGCGCCGAACGCGAAGGCGGCGGGCGAGCAGAACGCGAAGCGGATGGAGAAGGTGATTGCGGCGCTGACGTCCGCGGGGATTGCGCGGCGGGAAATCCAGACGCGCAACTACTCGGTGTACCCGGAGTACGCGCCGCCCGCGCCCAACGAGCAGGAGCCGAAGCTGAAGGGCTACCGCGTGAGCAACGTGGTCAGCGTGCACGTGACGGAGCTGTCGCGGGTGGGAAGCCTGCTGGACCAGGCGCTCGCGGCGGGAGCGAACCGGGTGGACCAGGTGCGCTTCGGGCTGAGCCGTGAGGACGCGGTGCAGGGCGAGGCGCTGCGTCAGGCCGTGGCGCGGGCGCGCAGGTCCGCCGAGGTGCTGGCGGCGGCGCTGAACGTGAAGCTGGGCGCGGTGCTGGACGCGAGCACGGTGACGGAGCCCCCCAGGCTGTACCCGGCACGGCTGGCGATGGCGGAGATGGCGGATGCCCGCGCGACGACGACGCCCATCCAGCCGGAGGAGCAGACGGTGCAGGCGAAGGTGACGCTCATCTACGTCATCGAGTCCGCGAAGTAG